The Methanomassiliicoccales archaeon genomic sequence AATTCGATAAGCGCCTTGTTGCCCCCATTCTTCACTGCATCGAGGATTTCCATCACAGATGTCTTAACTACCCCAAATTTCTCACTTCTCTTCTTGAGCCACGCATCTAAATCAAGGGGCTGCCACATAAATCCCAGAACAACCATCGAGTACTTCTGGTTTTTCCAGTGAATAATCGTTATATATTTTAATACATGATCCTTGGGTGTCTTGAAATTGATGATTGAGACCTATAATAACCTCTGATTGTGATTAAATCTTTTCTAAAAAATAAAATCTTATTATTTTCTAACCTGAACCTCATCGCATGGTGATGGTATGACCAGACAAAAAGGAATTTATAGACCTTTTCAATTACAAGCCGCAGAGGTATCATTATGGTCGCGAAAGTGAACGCAGATGAATGCGTCGGATGTGGAGCTTGCGCTGATGTTTGTCCGCAGGAATGCATTGAAGTCGAGGATGTGGCGATCGTTGACGAGTCAAAGTGCCTCGATTGTGGTTCCTGCGCCGATGAATGCCCGAACAACTGTATCACAATCGAAAAGAAATGAAACGATCATCCATCACCCTATATCAAAATCATTTTTTCCATTAGGAATAAATCCAAACTTCAAAATCTTTCATGACGTCATCATTTCTATTTTTTAACGATTAACATATAAATATCTGATCGCAATTCAGATATCAGTGGCATTAACACAGATACTTCAATTGATCATACTGATTTTCGCAGCAGTTGTTCCTTCCCTGATTTTCCTTTCATGGTTCAGATCTGCAAGTACCGGCAAAAGGGAATCCTGGTTGCAGCTATTGATTTTATTTCTTTATGGAGCAATTATCGCCGTTGTTATTGCCATCTTAATTGAACTCCTCGCAATTACTCTACTCCTCAGCCCAGTTTTTAGAGAATACGAGATTCTTTCTAGGAATCCTTCACTCTTGTCACTCATTATTGTAGTGGTCATTGCTCCTTTCGCTGAGGAATTTGCAAAAATGCTAGGTTTACTCAAGTCGTCGACGAAATTACGACAAACGAAAAGCGGATTCGTATTTGGCGCAGCGACGGGATTGGGGTTTGCCGCGACAGAAAATCTCCTTTACGAGAGCGTCGCGATGGCTGAGGGGGGCGTTTTAATGTTCCTAACAGTCGCCCTATTGCGCAGCTACTCTTCAGCACTTTTGCATGGGTCTGCAACGTCGATTGTTGGCTATGGTGTTGCAAAGAAGAGATTTGAAGGAAAATCGATAACTCCATATTACTTGTTTGCCGTGATGATGCATGGGGCTTTTAACCTACTCGTCTCTCTCGGTGGACTTTTTGATGACAATCGTTCGATTATCGTTAGTGGTTTTGGTCTGTTTCTTTCTTTTGTCCTTGTTCTACTCGCGATTAAATTCATTAATTCAAAATTAAATAAAAAGATCTGAGACGCGAGCTATGACCAATAGGGCTTCATGATATACTTGTAAGCACTATTCGCAGCTGTTGCCGCCTCCCCACAAGCCGTAACTATCTGCTTGTATTTTCCCCTGTAGGTCACGACATCCCCGCATGCGAATACGCCTGGACGCGAGGTACGCATGGCCGTGTCCACCTTGATCAAGTTGTCTTCCAGTTCCACATTCCATCTCTGAATATCTTTTAGATCCGGGGTATAACCAATATTGATAACAACCACGTCGACGTCGAGGCTCACCTTTCGGTCGCCCCCAACCTTGATCGTAACGCTGTTCACAGTTTGATCTCCTTTAATTTCCTCGAGTTCAGCGTTGAGTATTGTCTTTATACTTGATCGCTTCACTTTTTCAATAACAGACTCATCAGCTCTGAATTCGTTTCGTCGATGCACGATATATGTCTCCGCCACTTCAGATGCGATGAGAGCCATTTCTAGGGCGCTATTACCACCACCAACGAAAAGAACACGCTTATCGACGAGGCTTTCCTTATCGGGAATTTTATAGAAAACCCCTTTATTCTCGAATTGATCCTCCCCTGGAATACCAAGCGTCTTTGGTTTGAAAAGCCCGATACCAGCGGCAATAATGACCGCCTTAGTCTCGTACTGCTGTTTGTCCGTGACAACGAGCAGTCGTCCGTCCTTCTCAAGGATATCATGGGCCATTTCGTTCTCATGAAGCTCACAACCCATACTCAATGCATGTGTAACCATTCTCTTCGCGAGCTTTTCGGCCTGTGTTAGGACGCAACCTGGATAATTCTCAATTCCTTTATCCGGATAAAGCGAGACCAATTGTCCACCGGCGCTGCCAGCTTCCAGGATCAGTGTCTTTAACTTGCGAGAACGCGCGTAAATTCCAGCCGTCAATCCAGCAGGTCCTGCACCAATGATGATTAAGTCGTAGGTCATCTCTGATTGTGAATGACTTTCTCAACATAAGCATTTCTTTCTTCAAGGGAGGGGATCTATTCTCTCTTGGTGCTTAAAGGGAGATATTCTTACATATATTCGCAGAAATAGAGGTTTTTATGCAAAAGACGATCAAGGGAACTACCCTGAGAGTAGTTAGAGGCGATATCACCGAGATGGACACAGAAGCGATCGTTAATGCTGCAAACAATAGACTATGGATG encodes the following:
- a CDS encoding PrsW family glutamic-type intramembrane protease — encoded protein: MALTQILQLIILIFAAVVPSLIFLSWFRSASTGKRESWLQLLILFLYGAIIAVVIAILIELLAITLLLSPVFREYEILSRNPSLLSLIIVVVIAPFAEEFAKMLGLLKSSTKLRQTKSGFVFGAATGLGFAATENLLYESVAMAEGGVLMFLTVALLRSYSSALLHGSATSIVGYGVAKKRFEGKSITPYYLFAVMMHGAFNLLVSLGGLFDDNRSIIVSGFGLFLSFVLVLLAIKFINSKLNKKI
- a CDS encoding 4Fe-4S binding protein, which translates into the protein MVAKVNADECVGCGACADVCPQECIEVEDVAIVDESKCLDCGSCADECPNNCITIEKK
- a CDS encoding NAD(P)/FAD-dependent oxidoreductase; amino-acid sequence: MTYDLIIIGAGPAGLTAGIYARSRKLKTLILEAGSAGGQLVSLYPDKGIENYPGCVLTQAEKLAKRMVTHALSMGCELHENEMAHDILEKDGRLLVVTDKQQYETKAVIIAAGIGLFKPKTLGIPGEDQFENKGVFYKIPDKESLVDKRVLFVGGGNSALEMALIASEVAETYIVHRRNEFRADESVIEKVKRSSIKTILNAELEEIKGDQTVNSVTIKVGGDRKVSLDVDVVVINIGYTPDLKDIQRWNVELEDNLIKVDTAMRTSRPGVFACGDVVTYRGKYKQIVTACGEAATAANSAYKYIMKPYWS